The stretch of DNA ACCTGAAACCATTGGAAAAGCAAGGGTATGTAACCATTCTTCCCGGTGAAGATCAACGTGTGCGAAATGTGGTATTAACAAAAACCGGCCAACAGATGTTTGAGAAAGCGCTCCCCCTTTGGAAACAGGCGCAGACTAAGATTACCGAAGCGATGGGAAGCCAAAAATATCAGACTTTTTTAGCGCATTTATCGTCCATTATATCCGTGGCTCAGAAAGCATAGCAGTCTTACAACGACTGACTCTTTTTTTAGATAATTACGTGTAATTACACTAAACTTGTAAGGAGATAATCATGATGTTTATCAGGAAAATTGTAGCTCTGTTTTATCTAATCAGCCTGCCACTCCTTTCTCTGGCAGATGCCAGTGCCCAGGATTTAAATTATACGGCTTTCAGGAAATGGTTTACGCAGCATGTTGAGATCAGCGCCCTGGTTGAGCAGCGCACCGCCTTTGGCACCAATAAATGGAGCGGGCAAAAAGCGGAAGTTTTATTCATGCCCGAACTGGAAATTGCGTTATCCCATGGTCTTGACCTCACTGCCATTGGGCGATTGCGTAGCGACGCTTTCGATAAACTTGAACCGGGCGATGGTGCTCAATCCGAGGTGGCACATTTTTCCAGACACGCTGTTCTCGGAGATCGAATCGATTTTGAATTAAGAGAATTTTACCTGGAAACAACTGTAGGGCGCTCTTTCCTTACCCTGGGCAAACAGCAGATTGTCTGGGGCAAAGCCGATGGGTTAAAAGTGCTGGATGTGGTCAATCCCCAGGATTTCCGCGAGTTTATTTTGGATGATTTCGATGAATCGCGCATCCCGCTGTGGGCGGTCAATGCGGAAATCCCTGTTGGAGCGTTTGTCGCCCAACT from candidate division KSB1 bacterium encodes:
- a CDS encoding winged helix-turn-helix transcriptional regulator yields the protein MTNLFELPNCACFNLRKATRAVTQLYDRILSPAGLRATQFTILAMLSLKGSLSITRMANFLVMERTTLTRNLKPLEKQGYVTILPGEDQRVRNVVLTKTGQQMFEKALPLWKQAQTKITEAMGSQKYQTFLAHLSSIISVAQKA